A single Parabacteroides timonensis DNA region contains:
- the rbsK gene encoding ribokinase — protein sequence MKNEKANIYPKKLLIVGSSNTDMVVKADHLPQPGETVLGDTFLMNPGGKGANQAVAAARIGVSVTFICKIGDDIFGQQSHQLLKEEGIDTSYIFFDAQHPSGVALIIVDSHAENSIAVASGANANLFPKDLEKIEKVITDADMILMQLEIPIETVEYVTRIASAQARKVILNPAPACPLSKELLTNLYLITPNKTEAEILSGVKITDTISARTAAIEICRLGVKNVVITLGREGALVYNNHEFTEIEAPKVKAVDTTAAGDVFNGTLCAALLEGQTLEEAVQFACKAASVSVTRCGAQDSAPYRNEIGSITFK from the coding sequence ATGAAAAACGAGAAAGCAAATATTTATCCTAAAAAGCTACTCATAGTAGGGAGCAGTAATACAGACATGGTTGTTAAGGCTGATCACCTGCCTCAGCCCGGTGAAACAGTTCTGGGGGATACTTTCTTAATGAACCCGGGAGGAAAAGGAGCAAATCAGGCTGTTGCTGCTGCCCGTATCGGAGTCTCTGTTACTTTTATCTGTAAAATAGGAGACGATATTTTCGGTCAGCAATCGCATCAATTATTGAAAGAGGAAGGAATAGATACCTCATACATTTTTTTTGATGCTCAGCATCCATCTGGAGTTGCATTGATCATTGTTGATTCACATGCTGAAAATTCAATTGCTGTAGCATCTGGTGCAAATGCAAACTTATTTCCAAAAGACCTAGAAAAAATAGAAAAAGTTATTACTGACGCTGATATGATATTGATGCAGTTAGAAATACCGATTGAAACAGTCGAATATGTTACCCGAATAGCTTCGGCACAAGCAAGGAAAGTAATCCTGAATCCAGCTCCTGCTTGCCCTTTGTCGAAAGAGCTATTGACTAACCTTTATTTAATTACCCCTAATAAGACAGAAGCGGAAATACTTTCAGGTGTAAAAATAACAGATACAATCTCAGCCCGAACAGCGGCAATAGAAATATGCCGTTTAGGGGTTAAAAATGTAGTTATCACTCTTGGGAGGGAAGGTGCCTTGGTTTATAATAATCATGAATTTACAGAGATAGAGGCTCCTAAAGTAAAAGCTGTGGATACAACTGCTGCAGGCGATGTATTCAATGGTACATTATGTGCTGCATTGTTGGAAGGACAAACGCTCGAAGAAGCTGTTCAATTTGCGTGTAAAGCTGCTTCCGTATCTGTTACTCGATGTGGAGCACAAGACTCAGCTCCATACAGAAATGAAATTGGATCAATCACATTCAAATAA
- a CDS encoding S41 family peptidase — protein MKRILVSLLVAMVAITSAVAQKPNQDARKLSMALYAISNLYVDPVDDSKLVEDAIIGMLEKLDPHSNYMDPEETKEMTEPLQGNFDGIGIQFNMLTDTLYVIQVIPGGPSEKVGLVAGDRIIMVDDTLIAGVKMKTTDIMKRLRGPKGTEVSIKVLRNKNPELIEFKIIRGKIPVTSMDAAYMADKQTGYIKLNRFAASSADEFREALAKLKKQGMKNLILDLQGNGGGYLNIAIELADEFLDKDKLIVYTEGNKQPRDEAKSTVRGGFEDGRLVVLVDESSASASEILAGAVQDWDRGVVVGRRTFGKGLVQKPIPMPDGSMIRLTVARYYTPTGRSIQKHYENGKLEDYQHDLIDRYNRGELMSADSIHFPDSMKYNTLETKRIVYGGGGIMPDVFIPVDTTRYTDYHRSLVATGLVNRVAMNYLDRNRSEMNKKYPKFNQYKKDFVVPEETLQELINLGKEEKIEFNEEQYNRSKPLITLQVKALIARDLYDMAEYFQVINDDNESFKEALRIINDEAVYNKELGR, from the coding sequence ATGAAACGAATCCTAGTCTCCCTGCTTGTTGCGATGGTTGCCATCACATCGGCAGTGGCCCAGAAACCGAATCAGGATGCCCGCAAATTATCCATGGCATTGTATGCCATTTCGAATCTGTATGTAGATCCGGTGGATGATTCCAAGCTGGTGGAAGATGCAATCATCGGTATGCTGGAAAAACTGGACCCACATTCTAATTATATGGATCCGGAAGAAACAAAAGAGATGACTGAGCCTTTGCAAGGTAACTTCGACGGTATCGGCATCCAGTTCAACATGTTGACCGATACATTATATGTTATCCAGGTAATCCCCGGCGGACCGTCCGAAAAGGTTGGGCTAGTGGCCGGCGACCGTATCATCATGGTCGACGATACCCTGATAGCCGGTGTTAAAATGAAGACTACCGACATTATGAAACGCCTGCGTGGTCCGAAAGGAACCGAAGTCAGCATAAAAGTATTGCGTAATAAGAATCCGGAGCTGATCGAGTTTAAGATTATCCGTGGTAAGATACCTGTAACCAGTATGGATGCCGCTTATATGGCAGACAAACAGACCGGGTATATCAAGCTGAACCGTTTTGCTGCCTCTTCGGCCGACGAGTTCCGTGAGGCGCTTGCCAAACTAAAGAAACAAGGAATGAAGAACCTGATTCTCGACCTGCAAGGGAATGGGGGAGGTTATCTCAATATCGCTATCGAACTGGCGGATGAATTCCTCGATAAAGACAAACTGATTGTCTATACTGAAGGTAACAAGCAGCCACGTGACGAGGCCAAGTCGACTGTACGTGGCGGATTTGAAGATGGACGTCTGGTCGTATTGGTTGACGAATCTTCTGCTTCCGCAAGCGAGATCCTGGCTGGTGCCGTGCAAGATTGGGACCGCGGCGTAGTGGTAGGTCGTCGTACATTCGGTAAAGGGCTGGTGCAAAAGCCGATCCCGATGCCTGACGGTTCTATGATTCGTCTGACGGTAGCCCGCTATTACACTCCTACCGGACGAAGCATCCAGAAACATTATGAAAACGGTAAATTGGAAGACTATCAGCACGACCTGATCGATCGTTACAACCGTGGTGAGCTGATGAGTGCCGACAGTATCCATTTCCCGGATTCAATGAAATATAATACACTGGAAACGAAACGTATCGTTTATGGTGGAGGTGGTATCATGCCGGACGTATTTATCCCGGTTGACACGACCCGTTATACGGATTATCATCGTAGCCTGGTTGCAACCGGACTGGTAAACCGCGTAGCGATGAATTATCTGGATCGCAACCGTAGCGAGATGAACAAGAAATATCCTAAGTTCAATCAGTATAAGAAGGATTTTGTCGTTCCTGAAGAAACTTTACAGGAATTGATCAACCTGGGTAAGGAAGAAAAGATCGAGTTTAACGAAGAACAATATAATCGTTCCAAACCTCTTATCACCCTTCAGGTAAAAGCCTTGATTGCTCGCGACCTGTATGATATGGCTGAGTATTTCCAGGTTATAAACGACGATAACGAAAGCTTTAAAGAAGCTCTCCGCATCATTAATGATGAGGCGGTTTATAATAAGGAGTTGGGAAGGTAA
- the coaD gene encoding pantetheine-phosphate adenylyltransferase, which translates to MKKRIALFPGTFDPFTIGHQSLVTRGLALVDEIIISIGINEKKQTYFSIEKRLEAIDNLYKDEPRVKVMSYNSLTVDFADEVGAEFILRGIRTVNDFEYEKSIADVNRKLSGIETFILFTEPEHTHISSSIVRELLHYGKDISQFVPKGTNLY; encoded by the coding sequence ATGAAAAAGCGTATCGCCCTTTTCCCCGGAACTTTCGATCCGTTCACTATCGGACATCAATCACTGGTAACTCGTGGGCTGGCTCTGGTGGATGAGATCATTATTTCCATAGGTATCAACGAGAAGAAACAAACTTATTTCTCGATCGAGAAACGATTGGAAGCAATCGATAACCTGTATAAAGACGAGCCCAGGGTAAAGGTGATGTCGTACAACTCGCTTACGGTAGATTTTGCTGATGAAGTGGGAGCAGAGTTCATTCTGCGCGGTATCCGCACGGTTAACGATTTCGAATATGAGAAAAGTATTGCCGATGTGAACCGTAAACTGAGTGGTATCGAAACATTTATCTTGTTTACTGAGCCCGAACATACGCATATCAGTTCCAGCATTGTGCGCGAACTGTTGCATTATGGAAAAGATATTTCCCAGTTCGTTCCAAAGGGGACGAACTTATATTGA
- a CDS encoding DNA topoisomerase IV subunit B: MEELNSTMQQPTAYNDDDIKTLDWMEHIRRRPGMYIGKLGDGSYADDGIYVLLKEVLDNSIDEYMMGYGKTIEVTVEEGTVSVRDYGRGVPLGKVVDVSSKMNTGAKYDSKAFKKSVGLNGVGIKAVNALSSYFLITSFRDGECKRVEYSKAIITEESAIQPTTEANGTSIYFIPDREIFKEYQYKDEFIESLLKNYVFLNSGLTILFNGKKFHSRNGLVDLLNENMTTEPLYPIIHLNGEDIEVVITHSNQYGEEYYSFVNGQYTTQGGTHLSAFRETLGRVIKEYYNKNFEYSDIRAGIVAAISIKVEEPVFESQTKTKLGSKDIGPDGPTVAKFVGDFIKKELDNYLHKNVDTSEALLRKILESEKERKAIAGVTKLARERAKKANLHNKKLRDCRIHLNDTKGDRTEESCIFITEGDSASGSITKSRDPNYQAVFSLRGKPLNSYGLTKKIVYENEEFNLLQAALNIEDGLDGLRYNKVIIATDADVDGMHIRLLLITFFLQFFPDLIKRNHVYILQTPLFRVRNKQKTYYCYSEEERLAAIEAVGKNPEITRFKGLGEISPDEFKHFIGKDIRLDPVTMKKEDLVKDMLEFYMGKNTMERQNFIIDNLVVEEDVIN, translated from the coding sequence ATGGAAGAACTGAATTCAACAATGCAACAACCGACAGCGTATAATGACGACGATATCAAGACGCTGGATTGGATGGAACATATCCGCCGGCGCCCAGGTATGTATATTGGTAAATTGGGAGATGGCAGCTATGCGGATGATGGTATCTATGTATTGCTGAAAGAGGTACTCGACAACTCTATCGACGAATACATGATGGGGTATGGCAAAACCATAGAAGTGACCGTGGAAGAAGGAACCGTCTCTGTCAGGGATTATGGCCGCGGTGTTCCTCTGGGAAAGGTGGTCGACGTTTCCAGTAAGATGAATACGGGTGCCAAGTACGACAGTAAGGCTTTTAAAAAGTCTGTCGGACTGAACGGTGTCGGTATCAAAGCGGTAAATGCTTTGAGTAGCTATTTCCTTATCACCAGTTTTCGTGACGGAGAATGTAAACGGGTAGAATACAGCAAGGCAATCATTACCGAGGAGTCGGCTATTCAGCCAACGACGGAAGCGAACGGGACATCGATCTATTTTATTCCCGACCGTGAAATATTCAAGGAATATCAGTATAAAGACGAGTTCATAGAAAGTCTGTTGAAGAATTATGTCTTTTTGAACTCCGGGCTGACTATCCTTTTTAACGGTAAGAAATTCCATTCCCGCAATGGCCTGGTAGACCTGCTGAACGAGAATATGACTACCGAGCCGTTATATCCGATCATCCATCTGAACGGTGAAGATATAGAAGTGGTTATTACCCATAGTAACCAGTATGGTGAAGAATATTATTCCTTTGTAAACGGGCAGTATACGACGCAGGGAGGAACACATCTTTCTGCTTTCCGTGAGACACTGGGCCGTGTTATCAAAGAATATTATAACAAGAATTTCGAATACTCCGACATTCGTGCCGGTATTGTTGCCGCTATCAGTATCAAGGTTGAAGAGCCAGTGTTCGAGAGCCAGACAAAGACAAAGCTAGGGTCGAAAGATATAGGTCCTGACGGGCCGACTGTCGCCAAATTCGTGGGTGACTTCATCAAGAAAGAACTGGATAATTATCTGCATAAAAATGTAGATACTTCGGAGGCTCTGCTCCGCAAAATACTGGAGTCGGAAAAAGAACGTAAAGCCATTGCTGGTGTTACCAAACTGGCTCGCGAACGAGCTAAGAAGGCTAACCTGCATAATAAAAAATTACGTGATTGCCGTATCCACCTGAACGATACGAAAGGTGACCGTACGGAAGAAAGTTGCATCTTCATTACCGAGGGTGACTCGGCCAGCGGATCTATCACCAAGAGCCGTGATCCGAACTACCAGGCTGTTTTCAGTTTACGTGGTAAGCCGCTTAACAGCTATGGCCTGACGAAGAAGATCGTTTATGAAAATGAAGAGTTCAATCTCCTGCAGGCGGCCCTCAATATTGAAGACGGACTGGATGGACTGAGATACAACAAAGTAATTATTGCGACCGATGCAGATGTCGACGGTATGCATATTCGTTTGTTATTGATCACCTTCTTCCTGCAGTTCTTCCCCGACCTGATCAAACGGAATCATGTCTATATCCTGCAAACTCCGCTTTTCCGTGTCCGCAATAAACAGAAAACCTATTACTGTTATAGCGAGGAAGAGCGTCTGGCTGCCATAGAGGCCGTAGGCAAGAACCCGGAGATCACTCGCTTTAAAGGGCTGGGAGAGATCTCGCCTGATGAGTTCAAGCATTTTATCGGTAAAGATATACGCCTGGACCCAGTTACAATGAAAAAAGAAGACCTGGTAAAAGATATGCTTGAATTCTATATGGGTAAGAACACCATGGAAAGACAGAACTTTATCATTGATAACCTGGTTGTAGAAGAAGATGTGATTAATTAA
- a CDS encoding SMP-30/gluconolactonase/LRE family protein, producing the protein MLTIPFITGGCSSEPKTIEANLAFKAEATTGEGSIWHPDRNTLFWVDIEGKTLYEYYPDKQDCKTWEFDRMVSTVVPETDSTVIVSLQDEIVRVNLNDSSLTSVAPIPDYEGKVRCNDGKCDPAGRLWIGTMGFGAPEGAGTLYTVVPDGTVTTKLNKVTISNGIVWSANKKYMYYNDTTTGRIARYRYDEKTADILFDGVAVIMRPGTGSPDGMTIDSNDNLWVAQWGGYGVYCYNPYTGELLAKVEVPAPNVASCAFGGKDMNTLYITTARAGLSDKQLEEYPLSGSLFVCNPGANGPEPYRFK; encoded by the coding sequence ATGTTGACAATACCTTTTATTACAGGCGGATGTTCATCCGAACCGAAAACTATCGAAGCAAACCTGGCATTTAAAGCCGAAGCAACGACCGGCGAAGGCTCTATCTGGCACCCGGATAGAAATACATTGTTTTGGGTGGACATCGAAGGAAAAACATTATATGAGTATTATCCTGATAAGCAAGACTGTAAAACATGGGAGTTCGACCGTATGGTGTCTACGGTTGTACCTGAAACAGATAGTACAGTGATCGTATCCCTCCAGGACGAGATCGTAAGAGTGAACCTGAATGACAGCAGCCTGACGTCGGTCGCTCCGATACCGGATTATGAAGGAAAGGTTCGTTGCAACGATGGGAAATGCGATCCGGCCGGACGCCTGTGGATAGGAACGATGGGATTCGGTGCACCCGAAGGTGCCGGAACACTGTACACCGTTGTTCCCGATGGAACTGTAACGACCAAATTGAACAAGGTAACGATCTCGAACGGTATCGTGTGGTCTGCCAACAAAAAGTATATGTATTACAACGATACGACAACTGGGAGGATAGCCCGTTACCGGTACGACGAAAAGACCGCCGACATCCTCTTCGACGGAGTTGCCGTTATCATGCGGCCGGGCACAGGTTCTCCCGATGGCATGACGATCGATAGCAACGATAATCTTTGGGTTGCCCAATGGGGCGGTTACGGTGTCTATTGTTACAATCCCTATACGGGAGAACTGCTGGCAAAAGTAGAGGTGCCGGCTCCTAATGTCGCCTCCTGTGCATTCGGCGGCAAAGATATGAATACACTCTACATTACAACGGCACGCGCCGGACTTTCGGACAAACAACTGGAAGAATACCCCCTTAGCGGTAGTCTTTTTGTTTGTAATCCGGGGGCAAATGGTCCGGAGCCATACCGGTTCAAATAA
- the rnr gene encoding ribonuclease R, whose protein sequence is MTKNKSGKKDNKENKPRKNKAKRMKKEAMLHSVMSVFQSSPKEPFNYKQISKLIGVESQVQKLQVVDLLYDLSAENFITEIDRGRYRYNDLGTTAIGTFGRRSNGKNSFIPEDGGAPVFVAERNSGHAMDGDKVKVQLFAKRKGAEPEAEVIEVLESQKKTFVGKLQVTKGFAFLITENKTLANDIFIPKEKLKGGKNGDKAIVRIVEWPEDAKNPLGEVVDILGVAGQNTAEMHAILAEFGLPYVYPENVEKAANKIPDTIPEEEIAKREDFRDVLTFTIDPKDAKDFDDALSIRRLDNENWEVGVHIADVTHYVKPESLIDREAESRATSVYLVDRTIPMLPERLCNQICSLRPDEEKLSFSAIFELDEDANVKKSRIGRTVIKSNRRFTYEDAQQVIETGEGDYKDEILKLDALAKKLREKRFKNGAVNFDRFEVRFEIDETGKPISTYIKESKDANKLIEEFMLLANRTVAEFVGKVPKGKTKKTFVYRIHDLPDPDKLENFAAFIRRFGYKMKTEGSSKLDISRNLNRLLDEVHDKPEENLIETLAIRSMQKARYTTENIGHYGLAFEYYTHFTSPIRRYPDMMVHRLLERYLAGGRSVVKDKYEEKCDHCSTMEQVAANAERASIKYKQVEFMQDKLGMVFDGVISGVTEWGLYVELNENKCEGLVPIRDLGDDFYDMDEETYSLIGRRKKRRFRLGDPVTVKIANANLERKQLDFMLME, encoded by the coding sequence ATGACGAAAAACAAATCCGGGAAAAAGGACAACAAAGAAAACAAACCGAGAAAGAACAAGGCTAAGCGCATGAAGAAAGAAGCCATGCTGCATTCTGTCATGTCTGTTTTCCAGTCCTCTCCCAAGGAACCATTTAATTATAAACAGATAAGCAAGCTGATCGGTGTGGAAAGCCAGGTCCAGAAGCTCCAGGTGGTGGACCTTCTGTATGATCTTTCAGCCGAGAACTTTATTACAGAAATAGACCGTGGCCGTTATCGGTATAACGATCTGGGAACAACGGCCATCGGCACATTCGGACGCCGGAGTAACGGAAAAAATTCGTTTATTCCGGAAGATGGCGGAGCACCTGTTTTTGTGGCCGAGCGAAACTCGGGACATGCCATGGACGGCGACAAGGTGAAGGTACAGCTATTTGCTAAACGTAAAGGGGCTGAACCGGAAGCCGAAGTTATCGAGGTGCTGGAAAGCCAGAAAAAGACATTTGTCGGCAAGTTGCAGGTGACGAAAGGCTTTGCCTTCCTGATCACCGAGAATAAGACTTTGGCCAACGATATATTCATTCCGAAAGAGAAACTGAAAGGTGGAAAGAACGGCGACAAAGCGATTGTACGTATCGTGGAATGGCCGGAAGATGCCAAGAACCCGCTCGGAGAAGTAGTCGATATATTAGGCGTAGCCGGTCAGAACACAGCAGAGATGCATGCGATCCTGGCCGAGTTTGGTCTGCCGTATGTATATCCCGAAAATGTAGAAAAAGCAGCCAATAAGATACCGGATACTATCCCGGAAGAAGAGATTGCCAAACGCGAGGACTTCCGCGATGTCCTGACTTTCACCATCGACCCGAAAGATGCTAAAGACTTCGACGATGCTCTTTCTATTCGCAGGCTGGATAATGAAAATTGGGAAGTAGGCGTACATATCGCCGACGTAACCCATTATGTAAAACCGGAAAGCCTGATCGACCGCGAAGCAGAAAGTCGTGCGACATCTGTCTATCTGGTAGACCGTACGATCCCGATGCTACCGGAACGACTGTGTAACCAAATTTGCTCATTACGACCGGACGAAGAAAAGTTAAGCTTCTCCGCTATCTTCGAACTGGATGAAGATGCCAACGTGAAAAAGTCGCGTATCGGGCGTACAGTGATCAAGAGTAACCGCCGCTTTACCTACGAAGATGCACAGCAGGTGATCGAAACAGGTGAAGGCGACTATAAAGACGAGATCCTGAAACTGGATGCGCTGGCTAAAAAGCTGCGTGAGAAACGTTTCAAGAACGGAGCCGTCAACTTCGACCGCTTTGAAGTAAGATTTGAGATAGACGAGACAGGAAAGCCGATCAGCACCTATATCAAGGAGTCGAAAGATGCCAATAAACTGATCGAAGAGTTCATGTTGCTGGCAAACCGCACTGTTGCAGAATTCGTAGGTAAAGTGCCAAAAGGGAAAACAAAAAAGACGTTCGTTTATCGTATCCACGACCTGCCGGACCCGGACAAGCTGGAGAACTTTGCCGCCTTTATCCGCCGCTTCGGCTATAAAATGAAAACGGAAGGTAGCAGCAAACTGGATATTTCCCGCAACCTGAACCGTTTGCTCGACGAAGTGCACGATAAACCGGAAGAAAACCTGATCGAGACACTGGCTATCCGCTCGATGCAAAAAGCCCGTTATACGACAGAGAATATCGGTCATTACGGTCTGGCTTTTGAATATTATACACACTTCACCTCGCCTATCCGCCGTTATCCGGATATGATGGTACACCGTCTGCTGGAACGTTATCTGGCAGGAGGACGCAGTGTGGTGAAAGACAAATATGAAGAGAAATGCGATCATTGTTCTACGATGGAACAGGTGGCAGCAAATGCCGAACGTGCCTCTATCAAATACAAGCAGGTCGAATTTATGCAGGATAAGTTGGGTATGGTATTCGACGGTGTGATCTCCGGCGTAACCGAATGGGGATTATATGTCGAACTGAACGAGAATAAGTGCGAAGGCCTTGTTCCCATCCGTGACCTCGGTGATGATTTCTACGACATGGATGAAGAAACATACAGCCTGATCGGCCGTCGCAAGAAACGTCGTTTCCGCCTGGGCGACCCGGTGACAGTGAAGATCGCAAATGCAAATCTGGAACGTAAGCAGTTGGACTTTATGTTGATGGAGTAA